A genomic region of Tamandua tetradactyla isolate mTamTet1 chromosome 2, mTamTet1.pri, whole genome shotgun sequence contains the following coding sequences:
- the LOC143673799 gene encoding beta-lactoglobulin-2-like, translated as MRSLLLVLGAALACGLQAVNIPQPVVEVDLEKVAGTWHTVAMAANDPGLLESKDAPLRVYIKEVRPMATGGLEITLNKEENHNCVETTIIAQKTQDPAVFMVNYEGKRRLSVLNTDNSHFLFFCVEAAQSQVACQYLARTPQADPEVMEKFNLVLKTLPVRIFLDITQGTEKCRV; from the exons ATGAGGAGTCTCCTGCTCGTCCTGGGCGCCGCCCTGGCTTGTGGTCTCCAGGCCGTGAACATCCCCCAGCCCGTGGTGGAGGTGGACCTGGAGAAG GTGGCGGGCACCTGGCATACCGTCGCGATGGCAGCCAACGACCCTGGCCTCCTGGAGTCCAAAGACGCCCCCCTGAGGGTCTACATCAAGGAAGTGAGGCCCATGGCCACGGGCGGCCTGGAGATCACCCTGAACAAGGA GGAAAACCACAACTGTGTTGAGACCACCATCATCGCCCAGAAGACCCAGGATCCTGCCGTGTTCATGGTTAACT ACGAGGGCAAAAGAAGGCTCTCCGTGCTGAACACAGACAACAGCCACTTCCTGTTCTTCTGCGTGGAAGCTGCCCAGAGCCAAGTGGCCTGCCAGTACCTGG ccAGGACCCCGCAGGCTGACCCCGAGGTCATGGAGAAGTTCAACCTGGTCCTCAAGACACTGCCTGTGCGGATCTTCCTGGACATCACCCAGGGCACAG AGAAGTGCCGCGTCTAG